A region from the Pyramidobacter piscolens W5455 genome encodes:
- a CDS encoding ketopantoate reductase family protein codes for MKVGVFGIGGIGGFVGGALARVHGETYFCARGENLKAIRRGGLRVESVQLGNFTAVPAGISERAADLGVMDVLIVACKGYDLEASCAAMRPMIGARTLVIPLLNGVVVSEQMEPFLPPCLLADGTIRVFSHLEAPGVVVQTAGQCSVVLGMKDGSRPAALDAAAELLNRSGIETKVTDHIVRASWNKYVTMGSNSCVFCWYDGPAGKVLADPDHEKVIRAVIGEMTAVAAANGVDLPASLPDKLLDAFERMPADTVTSLYRDLSAGKYPARTELDHIIGRMVRLGRETGVPVPYHEAAYEKWRK; via the coding sequence ATGAAAGTCGGCGTGTTCGGCATCGGCGGTATCGGCGGTTTTGTGGGCGGCGCGCTGGCGCGCGTCCACGGGGAAACGTATTTCTGCGCCCGTGGCGAAAATCTCAAAGCGATCCGCCGCGGCGGATTGAGAGTCGAGTCCGTCCAACTGGGAAATTTCACGGCGGTTCCGGCGGGGATTTCGGAGCGCGCGGCTGATCTCGGCGTCATGGACGTATTGATCGTCGCCTGCAAGGGCTACGACCTGGAAGCTTCCTGCGCGGCCATGCGTCCGATGATCGGGGCGCGGACGCTGGTGATCCCTCTGCTCAACGGTGTCGTTGTTTCCGAGCAGATGGAGCCGTTTCTGCCGCCGTGCCTGCTGGCCGACGGCACGATCCGCGTGTTCAGCCATCTGGAAGCCCCCGGCGTGGTGGTTCAGACGGCGGGGCAGTGCAGCGTCGTTCTGGGTATGAAAGACGGCTCGCGTCCGGCCGCGCTCGACGCGGCGGCGGAGCTGCTGAACCGCTCGGGCATCGAGACGAAAGTGACCGATCACATCGTGCGCGCCAGCTGGAACAAGTACGTGACCATGGGCAGCAACAGCTGTGTGTTCTGCTGGTACGACGGCCCAGCCGGCAAGGTCCTGGCCGACCCCGATCATGAAAAGGTGATCCGCGCCGTCATCGGCGAGATGACGGCGGTCGCGGCCGCCAACGGCGTGGATTTGCCGGCGTCGCTGCCCGACAAGCTGCTCGACGCCTTCGAAAGAATGCCGGCCGACACGGTTACGTCGCTGTACCGCGACCTGAGCGCCGGCAAATATCCCGCCCGCACCGAACTGGATCACATCATCGGCCGTATGGTGCGGCTGGGTCGCGAAACGGGCGTGCCCGTGCCCTACCACGAAGCGGCGTACGAAAAATGGCGCAAGTAA